CGGCGATACTGGGGCTGCTTGAGCAGGAACCTGAAGTATTCCTGCAATATGGCGCACAAACCGACGATATCAGTCAAATTGAAGCGCTGATCCAGCAGCGTCTCGATGCGCGTAAAGCAAAGGACTGGGCTGCGGCAGACGCGGCACGAGACCGTCTGAATGAGATGGGGATTATCCTTGAAGATGGTTCGCAGGAAACCACCTGGCGCCGGAAATAGTGAGGTGAGCTGATGACGCCTGATGACCCGTTACGCGAGCATTTACAGCGCCTTGAAATGATGCTGCGGCAAGCCGGATTATGGCAGGAGACGGCCCCTGACAGCCGCGCCCTTGCCAGCACGCAGCCTTTCTGTCTCGATACCCTGGAACCGCTGGAGTGGTTGCAGTGGGTGCTGTTGCCGCGCATGCGGCAATTACTCGACAGTCAACAACCGTTGCCGCAAAATGTCGCCATCACACCTTACTATGAAATGGCGCTGGATAGCGCCCATCCGCTACGTGAGCCCATTCTACTGGCATTATTGCAGCTGGACGCACTGTTGACGGGTGACAATACCTGATGCTGGAGATTATCTATCAGGATCAATGGCTAGTGGCAGTCAATAAGCCTGCTGGCTGGTTAGTTCATCGTAGCTGGCTGGATCGCCATGAAAAAGTGGTGGTGATGCAGACAGTGCGCGATCAGATTGGACAGCATGTTTTTACCGCACATCGTCTTGATCGCCCGACTTCCGGTGTCTTGCTGATGGGATTGTCGAGCGAGGCGGGCAATCGGTTATCCTGGCAATTTGCTCACCATCAGATACAAAAGCGTTACCACGCCATCGTGCGCGGCTGGTTAACGGCTGAGGCGGTGCTGGATTATCCCTTGCGGGAAGAGCAGGATAAAATTGCCGATAAGTTTTGCCGCGAAGATAAAGCGCCCCAGGCCGCCATCACCTGGTATCGTGGCATGGCGACGGTGGAAATGCCGGTCGCCACGGGCCGCTATCCCACCACCCGCTACAGTCTGGTGGCACTGGAGCCTAAAACCGGGCGCAAACATCAGTTACGTCGCCATCTGGCTCACCTGCGCCATCCGATTATTGGTGACAGCCGACACGGCGATCTGCGGCAAAACCGCAGTGCGGCAGAGCATTTTGCCTGTCGCCGTCTGCTGTTGCATGCCAGCCAGCTTTCGTTGACTCACCCCTTTACCGATGAACCGCTGGTGATCCGCGCCGCGTTTGATGATACCTGGATGCAGGCGCTGTCACAGTTTGGCTGGCGCGGTCTGCTACCGTTCAATGAACGCACAGAGGATGCTGGCGTCGCGGGCCAGATCATCCGCTGATCAACCGCTATATTCCTGGGATATGCCGGGTTTCCCGGACAACATTGTCCATTTCATCCAGCAATTCAAGCCATTCTGGCTCCAGTTCGCTGGCGGGAGTCCCTTTGCGTAGCTGGCTCTCTATCATCCGGCACAATTTCTTTAGCCGTGGCACGCCACCATAGCTGCAACTGCCATGCAGTTTATGGATCAGATCGAGCAGCCCTTCCGGCGTTTCACCCACCAGCTGTTCTTCGACCCGGTTACGCACTTCTGGCATAAAGGCGAGCAGCATTTGCAGCATTTCGCGCGCCAGATCCGGTTTCATCGCCGCCTGGCGCAGCGCCAGTTGCCAGCTAAAGGTCTGGTTATCGTCAACCGACGACTCGCTGGCGTTGAGTGGCAGTGATACCACGTTCATTTTTGACTGATAGCGCAGAAGTAAATTGTGCAACTGCTCTTCGTCGATCGGTTTTGCCAGATAATCATTCATCCCGGCATTGACCAGTCGCTCTTTTTGCCCTTCAAAAATATGGGCGGTCACCGCGATAATCGGTGTTTGCTGATGATGAGGAAGAGAGCGTATCTGCTCACAGGCGCAGATGCCATCCATATCCGGCATTTGAATGTCCATTAAAATCAGATCCAGCGACCTTGTTTTCGCTTCGTCGATAGCGCACTGACCGCTACTGCACAGGATGATATGCTGAACCTGATTTTCGAGCAGAACGCCGATAAGTTTCAGATTAGCCGGATTATCATCAACCGCCATGACGGTCATTGGTAGCTTATCGCCGCCGGATTCAAGCGGC
The sequence above is drawn from the Enterobacteriaceae bacterium ESL0689 genome and encodes:
- a CDS encoding YqcC family protein: MTPDDPLREHLQRLEMMLRQAGLWQETAPDSRALASTQPFCLDTLEPLEWLQWVLLPRMRQLLDSQQPLPQNVAITPYYEMALDSAHPLREPILLALLQLDALLTGDNT
- the truC gene encoding tRNA pseudouridine(65) synthase TruC, with protein sequence MLEIIYQDQWLVAVNKPAGWLVHRSWLDRHEKVVVMQTVRDQIGQHVFTAHRLDRPTSGVLLMGLSSEAGNRLSWQFAHHQIQKRYHAIVRGWLTAEAVLDYPLREEQDKIADKFCREDKAPQAAITWYRGMATVEMPVATGRYPTTRYSLVALEPKTGRKHQLRRHLAHLRHPIIGDSRHGDLRQNRSAAEHFACRRLLLHASQLSLTHPFTDEPLVIRAAFDDTWMQALSQFGWRGLLPFNERTEDAGVAGQIIR